In Topomyia yanbarensis strain Yona2022 chromosome 2, ASM3024719v1, whole genome shotgun sequence, one DNA window encodes the following:
- the LOC131682531 gene encoding probable nuclear hormone receptor HR38 isoform X4, whose product MLLLQTQASSFSSVSSFDYLLSQQQNHPEQSYHQLGSFGPTHQQSQHQEQQIAAELVPTANQLDKFVDFFGSSQSQTQAESISTESYIDQTQHSNSSSDTLVGLEENPSTFGESSDSISVALLKAAYKEDNLTELRDPFSTGPPRTQTTGPEQDLLLDTSSTEELGLLTLRSSSDPVLASSARQQQPQAHHHLIQQQQQPQRPGPRQIPSTEVAGGTSGVNPILPSFQETYPIKYNQLANFGLKMDEDCFKIAASPHLQNVSYGHQSYGHHTAVQQAHYEFQQHTAAPNAQYTNPTSGGSFYSPAYEQHAAVSHNPNPPATGSLITVSLPQSYGAVTPQDSYSLPPFPTIAELHVSTTCYRRASLPLQRSESTSSSESPKPPRVGIYKYTALPSASSSASSSPGYINNNNPNTVNNNEVAAAAAAAAAVGISTPVPRGTTPQSPSQLCAVCGDTAACQHYGVRTCEGCKGFFKRTVQKGSKYVCLADKACPVDKRRRNRCQFCRFQKCLTVGMVKEVVRTDSLKGRRGRLPSKPKSPQESPPSPPVSMITALVRAHVDTTPDLASLDYGQYREPGQNEPIISEAEKVQQFYNLLTTSVDVIKQFADKLPGFSDLSPDDQELLFQSASLELFVLRLSYRARIDDTKMTFCNGVVLHKHQCQRSFGDWLNAILEFSKSLHSMEIDISAFACLCALTLVTERYGLREPKKVELLQMKIISSLRDHVTYNSEAQRKPHYFNRLLGKLPELRSLSVQGLQRIFYLKLEDLVPAPPLIENMFLASLPF is encoded by the exons GCCTCTTCCTTTAGTTCAGTTTCTTCGTTTGATTATTTACTATCGCAACAGCAGAACCATCCCGAGCAGTCATACCATCAGTTAGGCTCATTCGGTCCTACTCACCAACAATCGCAACATCAAGAGCAGCAAATTGCAGCAGAACTTGTGCCGACCGCAAATCAACTCGACAAATTTGTAGATTTTTTCGGTTCGTCACAATCACAAACACAAGCGGAATCAATATCCACTGAATCGTATATAGATCAAACACAGCATTCGAACAGCTCCAGCGACACACTAGTTGGACTTGAAGAAAATCCCTCCACGTTCGGTGAATCTAGTGATAGTATCTCAGTGGCCTTACTGAAGGCCGCTTATAAGGAAGATAACTTAACAGAACTTCGAGACCCATTCAGTACTGGTCCTCCTCGCACACAGACTACCGGACCCGAACAAGATCTCCTCCTCGATACATCCTCTACTGAAGAACTCGGACTGTTAACACTACGTTCCAGCAGTGACCCAGTTCTAGCTAGCAGTGCACGTCAACAACAACCCCAAGCTCACCATCATTTaatacaacaacaacaacaaccgcaACGACCCGGGCCAAGACAAATCCCCTCGACAGAAGTGGCTGGCGGCACTAGTGGAGTCAACCCAATTCTGCCCAGCTTCCAAGAAACCTATCCAATCAAATACAATCAGTTGGCTAACTTCGGTTTAAAGATGGACGAAGATTGCTTCAAAATTGCAGCTTCACCACACCTTCAAAACGTTAGCTACGGCCATCAAAGCTACGGGCATCACACCGCCGTCCAGCAAGCACACTATGAGTTCCAGCAGCACACCGCAGCTCCCAACGCGCAATATACTAATCCAACGTCCGGTGGAAGCTTCTACTCGCCCGCATATGAACAGCACGCAGCGGTAAGTCACAATCCCAATCCGCCAGCAACAGGCAGTTTGATAACTGTTTCCCTCCCACAGAGCTACGGTGCCGTAACACCACAAGACTCGTACTCCCTCCCTCCATTCCCTACAATTGCCGAGCTACATGTATCGACGACCTGCTATCGACGTGCTTCGCTACCGCTGCAGCGCTCGGAATCCACCTCCAGCAGCGAAAGTCCAAAACCTCCTCGAGTGGGCATTTACAAGTACACCGCTCTACCAAGCGCATCCAGTTCAGCATCCAGCTCCCCAGGCTACATCAACAATAACAATCCGAATACGGTGAACAACAATGAGGTAGCGGCTGCTGCTGCGGCTGCTGCAGCTGTTGGTATATCAACTCCAGTTCCTCGTGGGACGACACCACAAAGCCCTTCGCAGCTATGCGCTGTATGTGGCGATACTGCTGCCTGTCAGCACTACGGTGTACGGACGTGTGAAGGTTGCAAGGGCTTTTTCAAGCGAACAGTACAAAAAGGCTCCAAATATGTATGCCTAGCGGACAAGGCTTGCCCTGTGGATAAACGACGAAGAaatcgctgtcaattctgtcgattcCAAAAATGCTTAACAGTCGGTATGGTCAAGGAAGTGGTACGAACTGACTCTCTGAAAGGACGCCGAGGTCGGTTACCATCAAAACCCAAATCCCCACAGGAATCGCCTCCGAGTCCACCTGTTTCAATGATTACTGCCTTGGTGCGAGCTCACGTCGACACCACTCCCGATCTCGCTAGCCTAGACTACGGTCAGTACCGGGAACCTGGCCAGAATGAACCAATTATCTCCGAAGCGGAGAAAGTGCAACAATTCTACAACCTCCTAACGACTTCTGTCGATGTGATCAAGCAGTTTGCCGACAAGCTACCCGGTTTCAGTGATCTCAGTCCCGATGATCAGGAACTTCTGTTCCAGTCAGCTTCCCTCGAGCTGTTTGTACTGCGGCTGTCCTACCGAGCTCGAATCGACGACACCAAGATGACTTTCTGCAACGGAGTCGTTCTACACAAACACCAATGCCAGCGCTCGTTTGGCGATTGGCTCAATGCCATTCTGGAATTCAGCAAAAGTTTACACTCGATGGAGATTGACATCTCGGCGTTTGCCTGTTTATGCGCTCTCACCCTCGTGACAG AACGATATGGTTTACGGGAACCGAAGAAAGTCGAACTGCTTCAGATGAAGATCATTAGCAGCCTGCGGGATCACGTGACATACAATTCGGAAGCCCAGCGGAAGCCGCACTATTTCAATCGGCTACTGGGGAAGCTTCCGGAATTGAGATCACTCAGCGTCCAGGGATTGCAACGGATATTCTATCTGAAACTAGAGGATCTCGTACCGGCACCGCCACTGATCGAGAACATGTTTCTTGCCAGTTTGCCGTTCTAA